From one Ignavibacteria bacterium genomic stretch:
- a CDS encoding dolichol kinase, whose amino-acid sequence MTGETRQISYRSELTRKTIHLTSLLIPILYLRVPHSTGIQILLTMAGISLFIDVLRHYHTGTRAILERYLGAILRTHEKTTTRFTLTGATWVLLAAVLSFSLFPTVVAVTIFTVLIVSDSFAALIGRRFPRKPFFDKSVAGTAAFIVSAWCVVTVYALVYSLPFTYYGAGALGAIAAGIAESASVRLKADDNIVIPLSMAIVMLVVNELCVLLGYASFYHSIP is encoded by the coding sequence ATGACAGGAGAAACCAGACAGATTTCGTACAGAAGCGAGCTAACCCGGAAGACGATACATCTGACGTCGCTGCTCATACCGATTTTGTACCTTCGTGTCCCGCACAGTACCGGAATTCAGATTCTACTGACGATGGCCGGCATCTCGCTGTTTATTGATGTCCTGCGCCACTATCACACCGGTACCAGAGCTATCCTGGAGCGGTATCTTGGAGCTATCCTGAGAACTCACGAAAAAACAACCACCAGGTTCACATTAACCGGCGCAACGTGGGTGTTGCTGGCAGCCGTTTTGTCATTTAGCTTATTTCCGACCGTTGTGGCAGTAACGATATTTACTGTTCTGATAGTCAGCGACTCGTTTGCAGCCTTAATTGGTCGGCGCTTTCCCCGGAAACCGTTTTTCGACAAATCGGTAGCCGGAACAGCAGCCTTTATTGTTAGTGCATGGTGTGTGGTTACCGTGTACGCACTGGTATATTCACTGCCTTTCACCTATTATGGCGCCGGTGCACTCGGAGCGATTGCAGCAGGGATTGCAGAATCAGCGTCGGTGCGTTTAAAGGCTGATGACAATATTGTGATTCCGCTCAGTATGGCAATTGTGATGCTGGTTGTGAACGAGCTCTGTGTTCTCCTTGGCTACGCATCGTTTTATCATTCCATCCCCTGA
- the ispE gene encoding 4-(cytidine 5'-diphospho)-2-C-methyl-D-erythritol kinase, which translates to MIHSVRFSSPAKINLGLRITGLRPDGYHSIESVFVAVNLVDTITITLSETLLVHCTPPVTGTPEENLVFKAASAFFRTAGIAYGAKIHLEKCIPTGAGLGGGSGNAATTLASLNTLHGSPLPDSELQMLAENLGSDVPFFLHSSPAFVSGKGEIVTPLYLNLPWHIVVVKPEIHISTAAAYALIDQRTQMPRYSETLPDILSKIVNIQALTYDLFNEVAGRNLTNEFHDVIGREYPVVHMISTRLLSSGAIHASLSGSGSAVYGLFATEAEARNAAASLPDFNTYICQPLTTSQR; encoded by the coding sequence ATGATACACTCAGTTCGTTTCTCCTCTCCGGCAAAAATCAATCTGGGCCTCCGCATCACCGGGCTGCGTCCCGATGGATACCACTCCATCGAATCCGTATTTGTTGCCGTAAATCTTGTAGACACAATCACGATTACTCTATCTGAAACTCTACTGGTACACTGCACTCCACCCGTTACCGGAACACCCGAGGAGAACCTGGTATTCAAGGCCGCTTCCGCGTTCTTCCGTACTGCCGGTATTGCCTATGGTGCGAAGATACACCTTGAAAAGTGCATACCAACCGGTGCAGGGCTGGGAGGGGGCTCAGGCAATGCCGCAACCACACTTGCATCACTTAACACACTACACGGTTCTCCATTGCCGGATTCAGAACTTCAGATGCTGGCAGAAAACCTGGGTAGCGATGTTCCGTTTTTCCTCCACTCGTCGCCAGCCTTTGTCAGCGGCAAAGGCGAAATTGTAACTCCTCTATACCTGAATCTTCCGTGGCATATCGTTGTCGTAAAACCCGAAATCCACATTTCCACAGCGGCCGCCTACGCGCTGATCGATCAGCGCACACAGATGCCACGATACTCAGAAACCTTGCCGGACATATTGAGCAAGATTGTTAACATTCAAGCACTTACGTACGATCTATTCAATGAAGTTGCAGGCCGTAACCTCACCAATGAATTCCACGATGTCATCGGCCGAGAGTATCCTGTTGTACACATGATATCCACACGCCTGTTGTCATCAGGTGCCATACACGCATCGTTAAGCGGTAGTGGCTCTGCGGTGTACGGGCTCTTTGCTACGGAAGCCGAAGCCAGGAATGCGGCAGCAAGCCTGCCAGACTTTAACACGTATATTTGCCAACCACTAACCACCTCCCAGCGATGA
- a CDS encoding glycogen synthase, which translates to MNILQVSAEMAPYAKVGGLADMCGALPAAWTKQGHSVLAVIPLYGTIDRDRYRITETDIMLTVPLGHWQEYATVYTGTLPGSTVTVYFIRSAEYFDRPGIYGYHDGFADNDRRFIFLSRAAFELAKILNFQPDVIHAHDYHTAPMMPMLRIHYRYDPFFSRTAGVFTIHNMAYQGVYEPSLAMSLCGFKHDDFYTGCWFEHGGTFNAMKAGIMFADKVTTVSPTYAQEIRWTKEGMGLQDALQTRGADLIGVLNGIDPTVWSPDADAALPVRYTAQTIEKKEAAKRALLMEMGLDLQTASEEIPLLGMVSRLTEQKGISIVLPALEHIIGNKSARFILLGSGETEFEDRFRELQHRYPQHVLLGIGYNEPLSHRIQAGSDFYLMPSKFEPCGLTQMFALAYATIPIVHAVGGLNDTVFSYDPVAFTGNGIRFDRFTSDALTHAIQQGLHLYRKEPHWSAIRKNAMECNNSIDRTAEEYITLFGWALENVQ; encoded by the coding sequence ATGAACATTCTTCAGGTATCGGCCGAAATGGCTCCCTATGCTAAAGTTGGCGGTCTTGCCGATATGTGCGGTGCGTTGCCAGCTGCGTGGACAAAACAGGGACACTCGGTGTTGGCGGTAATTCCGCTGTACGGCACAATAGATCGTGACCGGTACCGGATTACGGAAACCGACATTATGTTAACGGTACCCTTGGGGCACTGGCAGGAATATGCAACTGTCTATACTGGTACGCTGCCGGGCAGCACCGTTACCGTCTACTTCATCCGGTCGGCCGAGTACTTTGACCGTCCGGGGATCTACGGTTATCACGACGGTTTTGCTGATAACGACCGCCGGTTTATCTTTTTGTCGAGGGCAGCCTTCGAGCTTGCGAAGATTCTTAATTTCCAACCCGACGTCATCCATGCACACGACTACCACACTGCACCGATGATGCCAATGTTACGGATTCATTACCGGTACGATCCGTTCTTCTCGCGCACCGCAGGAGTTTTTACAATTCATAACATGGCCTACCAGGGTGTGTACGAACCATCACTGGCAATGAGCCTGTGCGGTTTTAAACACGATGATTTTTATACAGGATGCTGGTTCGAACATGGCGGCACCTTTAATGCCATGAAGGCCGGGATCATGTTTGCGGACAAGGTAACGACGGTTAGTCCGACGTATGCTCAGGAAATCAGGTGGACAAAGGAGGGTATGGGGCTTCAGGATGCTCTGCAAACCCGGGGGGCCGATCTGATTGGTGTGCTCAACGGCATTGATCCTACCGTATGGTCTCCGGATGCCGACGCTGCCCTGCCTGTTCGGTACACGGCACAGACGATTGAGAAGAAGGAAGCAGCGAAGCGGGCATTGCTGATGGAGATGGGGCTTGACCTGCAAACCGCATCGGAAGAAATTCCCCTGTTGGGTATGGTGTCACGTCTGACCGAGCAGAAGGGCATCAGCATCGTGCTTCCCGCCCTGGAGCACATCATTGGCAACAAATCAGCTCGCTTTATCCTCCTTGGCAGTGGCGAGACAGAATTCGAGGACCGGTTCCGGGAGCTGCAGCACCGGTATCCGCAACATGTACTTCTGGGAATTGGCTATAACGAGCCACTGTCACACCGGATACAGGCGGGATCTGACTTCTATCTGATGCCATCAAAATTCGAACCCTGCGGCTTAACCCAGATGTTTGCCCTTGCTTACGCAACCATACCAATTGTCCACGCAGTTGGCGGGTTAAATGACACAGTGTTTTCGTATGACCCTGTTGCCTTCACCGGAAACGGAATTCGTTTTGACCGCTTTACGTCGGACGCCCTGACTCACGCCATTCAGCAAGGCCTTCACCTGTACCGTAAAGAACCGCATTGGTCAGCCATTCGAAAGAATGCAATGGAATGTAACAACTCTATTGACCGAACTGCGGAAGAATACATCACGCTGTTTGGATGGGCTTTAGAAAACGTCCAATAG
- a CDS encoding TonB-dependent receptor, whose amino-acid sequence MTLRFAFLFMITVLCSPLAIAQGVTTGSLTGIVTGEVADKPDTYEKLTGATIKATHTETGTVYGAYSKRGGHYHLAGLRPGLYTLTFSYLGYRTVSIADVAIEVGRTQTVSVKLNTQARSAETVTVVAQRSGLDGSQAGSSSTISEQAISAAPTINRSISDMARMNPYTQSTETPGSDGLSGLSVMGVNSRFNNFQIDGAVANDVFAIGGAGTAGSQTNSNVVSLDAIERITVNVSPYDVRQSGFTGGLINAITRGGTNTVRGSVFMYGRNQDLVGPSPDVYKAPFENFQDVQFGGRIGGPIATNKLFYHFTGEVRLRSTPLEVALNDPNALNNFPVPSSIIDNIIRISKDVYGYDPGSYNTFNIRNNTVNLIGRLDWNINESNKIQLRHNFSYGIQDRNLTRNTTSFSLSNRANVFRSVSNQIVAQWDAIIGTWASNQLRVSFTNTADARILGSNFPEVRITVGSSGQSVLLGEERNSQANELNQTVLAITNDVMIFEGSHSITLGTNNELYGFDNLYIPDYFGTYQYPNIESFADSTANNYQVSYANTAITGTPAPRADWWMLQTGFYAMDEWEVTSGLRLIGGIRLDIPVFISTPYYNPLFAERFPGYSTSRVPSDALMWSPRIGFNYDISDDRTFQIRGGTGLFTGKVAAVWLSNQYSNTGVDLFRAQLGAYNSTLLITDPATGLPMKWDLTIPPPHPGDTGYPGSAINTAAINITDENFKMPQVWRSTLGTDIQFGKGLTLTVEGMYGSFLNQVDYSNLNLKQSNRSWVLNGDTVRGVSPLDGRPLYAGTQPDSMQAPEFTQVLLLRSRNAGYQYSVMTQLVVDENNDILPGLSAMLSYTYGGSEDLNSSLNSTASSLYQFNDVVDPNNATVGRSNFDVPHRIAVSASYRISWSEKTSTSVGLFFDGSSGRPYSLSYVQDYNGDNVSGGNDLIYIPRPEDYNTRIVIEPPGGTDLRTREQVWEQIMQLVDANPILKEYQGKILPRNFVREPWRNKIDLRISQDLLISDQKVTLTCDVQNLLNLLNSSWGLVQYVNFQSFNLFGLGSTGNNPFDAQGRLRMTYSAPVTAGRPGIYITDNFYSRWRMQLGIRYTF is encoded by the coding sequence ATGACCCTGCGTTTCGCTTTCCTCTTCATGATCACGGTACTGTGTAGCCCACTGGCGATAGCTCAGGGCGTCACTACCGGTTCGCTTACCGGCATCGTTACGGGTGAAGTAGCCGATAAACCCGACACGTACGAAAAACTTACCGGTGCAACGATCAAGGCAACTCATACCGAAACCGGAACAGTGTATGGTGCGTATTCAAAGAGGGGTGGACATTACCACCTGGCAGGCCTGCGTCCCGGGCTCTATACCCTAACATTTTCATACCTGGGCTACCGTACGGTATCCATTGCTGACGTGGCTATTGAGGTTGGAAGAACTCAAACGGTATCGGTAAAGCTTAACACTCAGGCCCGGTCAGCCGAAACGGTCACCGTGGTTGCACAACGTTCCGGACTTGACGGCTCACAGGCTGGCTCGTCATCTACCATCAGCGAGCAGGCAATAAGTGCTGCGCCAACCATTAACCGCAGTATCAGCGATATGGCCCGAATGAACCCCTACACCCAGTCCACCGAGACACCCGGCAGTGACGGTTTATCCGGCTTGAGCGTGATGGGAGTTAACAGCAGATTTAACAACTTCCAGATTGATGGAGCTGTTGCGAACGATGTTTTTGCTATTGGCGGTGCAGGCACTGCCGGCTCACAGACAAACTCCAACGTGGTGTCACTCGACGCCATCGAGCGGATTACCGTCAATGTTTCGCCGTACGATGTTCGCCAGAGCGGATTTACCGGAGGACTGATAAACGCCATTACCCGGGGTGGTACAAATACCGTTCGGGGGTCCGTGTTTATGTACGGACGCAACCAGGATCTGGTTGGACCAAGCCCCGACGTGTATAAAGCCCCCTTCGAAAACTTTCAGGATGTTCAGTTTGGAGGACGAATAGGTGGTCCAATTGCTACCAATAAGCTTTTTTATCATTTTACCGGTGAGGTAAGACTACGGTCAACCCCGCTCGAAGTAGCATTGAATGACCCGAATGCGCTTAACAACTTTCCGGTACCATCATCCATAATCGACAACATAATCCGCATTAGTAAGGATGTGTACGGATACGATCCGGGTTCCTACAATACGTTTAATATTCGCAACAATACCGTTAACCTCATAGGTCGTTTGGACTGGAATATTAACGAATCAAATAAAATTCAGTTGCGGCATAACTTTTCCTATGGCATTCAGGACAGAAACCTCACCCGCAATACCACGAGTTTTTCTTTAAGTAATCGTGCCAACGTTTTCCGGAGTGTCAGCAATCAGATTGTTGCACAGTGGGACGCTATTATTGGCACGTGGGCAAGCAATCAACTTCGGGTATCATTCACAAATACTGCTGATGCCCGGATCCTTGGATCCAACTTCCCCGAGGTTCGGATAACTGTGGGCAGCAGCGGACAATCTGTTCTTCTGGGCGAGGAACGCAACAGTCAGGCTAACGAGTTAAATCAAACCGTTCTTGCCATTACCAACGACGTAATGATTTTTGAAGGTAGTCACTCGATAACGCTTGGAACCAACAACGAACTGTACGGGTTCGACAACTTATACATTCCTGATTATTTCGGTACCTATCAGTATCCCAATATCGAATCATTCGCAGATAGCACGGCTAACAACTATCAGGTAAGTTATGCTAACACTGCCATTACGGGAACGCCAGCGCCCAGGGCTGACTGGTGGATGCTTCAAACAGGATTCTACGCCATGGATGAATGGGAAGTAACATCCGGCCTCCGTCTGATTGGCGGGATACGATTAGACATTCCGGTCTTTATCAGCACACCATACTATAACCCCCTGTTTGCAGAACGCTTCCCCGGATACTCAACCTCTCGCGTCCCATCGGACGCTTTGATGTGGTCGCCCCGGATTGGCTTTAATTACGACATCAGTGACGACCGAACCTTCCAGATTAGGGGTGGCACTGGGCTATTTACGGGCAAGGTTGCGGCTGTATGGCTGTCCAACCAATATTCGAACACAGGTGTGGATTTGTTCCGTGCTCAGTTAGGTGCATACAACTCTACCCTGCTGATTACTGATCCTGCAACAGGACTGCCCATGAAGTGGGATCTGACCATTCCACCACCACACCCCGGTGATACCGGGTATCCGGGCTCTGCAATCAATACGGCAGCTATTAACATTACTGACGAGAATTTCAAAATGCCCCAGGTGTGGAGAAGCACACTTGGTACCGATATTCAGTTTGGGAAGGGGCTTACCCTAACGGTGGAAGGTATGTATGGCTCATTCCTGAATCAGGTTGATTATTCAAACCTGAATCTTAAACAAAGCAACCGTTCATGGGTTCTTAACGGCGATACTGTGCGGGGTGTGAGTCCGCTCGACGGACGTCCGCTGTACGCGGGAACCCAGCCTGACTCTATGCAGGCGCCGGAATTCACACAGGTTTTGCTGCTACGGTCACGGAATGCTGGATACCAGTATTCGGTTATGACCCAGCTTGTGGTTGATGAGAACAACGATATTCTGCCCGGACTGTCGGCCATGCTGTCATATACCTACGGAGGTTCCGAAGATCTGAACAGCTCTCTCAACTCTACTGCGTCATCACTCTATCAGTTTAACGATGTTGTAGATCCTAACAATGCAACCGTTGGCCGTTCCAACTTCGACGTACCGCATCGCATTGCCGTAAGCGCCTCCTACAGAATTTCATGGTCAGAAAAAACCTCTACGTCTGTTGGACTGTTTTTTGACGGATCCAGCGGACGGCCATACTCGCTGAGTTACGTCCAGGACTACAATGGCGACAACGTTTCCGGCGGTAATGACCTGATCTACATCCCGCGTCCGGAAGACTACAACACCCGAATTGTGATCGAGCCTCCGGGCGGCACTGACCTGCGTACACGCGAACAGGTGTGGGAGCAGATCATGCAGCTTGTAGACGCAAACCCGATTCTAAAGGAGTATCAGGGCAAAATCCTCCCCAGAAATTTTGTTCGTGAACCATGGCGGAATAAAATTGATCTGCGGATCAGCCAGGATTTGTTGATTTCAGATCAAAAAGTTACGCTCACCTGCGATGTTCAGAACCTTCTTAACCTTTTAAACTCATCGTGGGGTTTGGTACAGTACGTAAACTTTCAAAGTTTTAACCTGTTCGGCCTGGGTTCTACGGGAAACAACCCGTTTGATGCCCAGGGAAGATTGCGAATGACCTATTCTGCACCGGTAACTGCAGGACGCCCGGGTATTTATATTACAGACAACTTTTATTCACGCTGGCGAATGCAGCTTGGAATACGGTATACTTTTTAA
- a CDS encoding DUF4397 domain-containing protein: protein MHKLLYLSLAVALLIGACDDGVLTFPQPTPATVRFVHVIRDVDSLSCVVAASDSVTISRGKASSLIRCDAGRPVGFVLKNGSTLLRDTLYYTLGGSANVILFARGSASQVVEFRRAIQDTTLPATASPVLRFTHMAEAVNKFFTVEVWVRGGGKLFSEEFDPGFSSSYATLPPGTYSFELREAGTTNVAAVIENVTISAGTSYMLYSWDASSNAEDSVNLSIF, encoded by the coding sequence ATGCATAAGTTGCTTTATTTATCATTGGCAGTAGCACTGCTCATCGGAGCATGCGATGACGGGGTCCTCACGTTTCCTCAGCCAACGCCTGCCACTGTTCGGTTTGTTCACGTTATCCGCGATGTTGATTCACTTAGCTGTGTAGTAGCAGCCTCTGACTCGGTGACCATCTCAAGAGGCAAGGCTTCTTCGCTGATTCGCTGTGATGCCGGAAGGCCCGTTGGCTTTGTCCTTAAAAACGGTTCAACCTTGTTACGCGACACACTCTATTACACCTTGGGTGGCTCTGCAAACGTTATCTTGTTTGCCCGAGGGTCCGCAAGCCAGGTTGTTGAATTTCGGAGGGCAATTCAGGATACCACGCTCCCGGCAACTGCCAGCCCGGTACTCCGATTTACGCACATGGCTGAAGCCGTCAACAAGTTTTTTACTGTTGAGGTGTGGGTTCGCGGCGGCGGCAAACTGTTTTCCGAAGAGTTCGATCCGGGCTTCAGCAGTTCGTACGCAACGCTGCCTCCAGGCACCTACAGTTTTGAGTTACGCGAAGCAGGGACAACAAATGTTGCTGCCGTCATTGAGAACGTTACTATCTCCGCAGGAACCTCGTATATGCTGTATTCATGGGATGCCAGCAGTAATGCCGAAGATTCCGTTAACTTGTCAATTTTCTGA
- a CDS encoding 16S rRNA (uracil(1498)-N(3))-methyltransferase, producing MDNLYDSIPENDDLLKPSADTIQHLKSLRLRSGSTVQVLNGKGLTALCRIETPGVLRVISRTLAPEPVVTVLCLGITDSKSRIEFTVEKATELGITHIVPVHTERSQFFRTSVERLRLKCVAALMQSGNPWLPQIHEPVGLGEATAFCLQHGAKLIYGSQNAEDSNVDHVRSVPVALFIGPEGGFTLAEEAHLQRLHATAVRLGKYRLRTETAAIAMMAAVQRIRI from the coding sequence ATGGACAACCTCTACGATTCAATTCCTGAAAACGATGACCTGCTGAAACCGTCGGCTGATACAATACAGCATCTTAAGTCGTTACGGCTCAGGTCGGGAAGCACGGTTCAAGTGCTCAATGGTAAGGGGCTTACGGCATTGTGCAGAATCGAAACGCCAGGTGTACTTCGGGTTATTTCTCGTACTCTGGCTCCGGAGCCGGTGGTTACGGTACTGTGTTTGGGGATTACCGACAGTAAGAGTAGGATTGAGTTTACTGTTGAAAAGGCAACTGAGCTGGGCATAACTCACATTGTACCAGTCCATACCGAACGGTCACAGTTTTTCAGAACATCGGTTGAACGGTTGAGGCTAAAGTGCGTGGCAGCACTGATGCAGTCTGGCAACCCCTGGCTTCCGCAGATTCACGAACCTGTAGGTCTTGGCGAGGCCACAGCGTTTTGCCTGCAGCATGGTGCTAAACTTATTTATGGTAGCCAGAATGCCGAAGATTCAAACGTGGACCATGTACGGTCAGTACCGGTAGCACTGTTTATTGGCCCGGAAGGGGGCTTTACTTTAGCAGAGGAAGCACACCTACAACGTTTGCATGCCACAGCAGTACGATTAGGCAAGTACCGGTTACGAACAGAAACCGCCGCAATCGCAATGATGGCGGCGGTGCAGAGGATACGGATTTGA
- a CDS encoding enoyl-CoA hydratase/isomerase family protein: MTDSEFTCIRVHHPTDGVGAIQINRPKQLNALSLQTMVELVEAFELLDVSDSIRCIVLHGNDRAFAAGADITEMADADAVTMLNRDQFARWERIRNIKKPIIAAVSGYALGGGCELAMLADMIVASETAVFGQPEINIGAMPGAGGTQRLTRAVGKAVAMEIVLTGRTIDARHAHDAGLVNRVVPVEYYLDEAIALAAEIATKAPIAVRLAKEAVLKAHSSTLEGGLEFERKNFYLLFATNDQKEGMAAFVEKRKPNWRNS; encoded by the coding sequence ATGACAGATTCTGAATTCACTTGTATTCGTGTTCACCACCCAACAGATGGTGTGGGGGCCATTCAAATTAACCGACCAAAGCAGCTGAATGCCCTGAGCTTACAAACCATGGTAGAACTTGTTGAAGCGTTTGAGCTTCTTGATGTCAGCGATTCTATTCGCTGTATTGTACTTCACGGTAACGATCGTGCCTTTGCAGCCGGCGCAGATATAACCGAGATGGCTGATGCAGACGCTGTTACCATGCTCAATCGCGATCAGTTTGCACGCTGGGAACGAATTCGTAATATAAAAAAGCCGATCATTGCCGCAGTCAGTGGCTATGCACTCGGAGGCGGCTGCGAACTTGCAATGTTGGCTGATATGATTGTTGCCAGTGAAACCGCAGTCTTCGGACAGCCCGAAATCAATATTGGTGCAATGCCGGGAGCGGGCGGCACTCAGCGTCTGACCCGTGCTGTTGGAAAGGCTGTTGCCATGGAAATAGTGTTAACCGGACGAACAATTGATGCACGGCATGCTCATGATGCCGGACTCGTTAATCGTGTGGTACCGGTTGAATACTATTTGGATGAGGCTATTGCCCTTGCTGCCGAAATTGCGACCAAGGCTCCAATTGCTGTGCGCCTTGCCAAGGAAGCCGTCCTTAAAGCTCATAGTTCAACACTGGAAGGGGGCTTGGAATTCGAACGGAAGAACTTTTATCTTTTATTTGCCACGAACGATCAGAAGGAAGGCATGGCTGCCTTTGTTGAGAAACGTAAACCTAACTGGAGAAATTCATGA
- a CDS encoding enoyl-CoA hydratase/isomerase family protein, with product MDTILYDSTDGVCTITLNRPESYNAVNEQLSTELLHALTQAETDAGVRCVVLTGAGKAFCSGQDLKDAPTGGGKRSLYDSLERRYNPIIRAITGMPKPIIAGINGVAAGAGLSLALAADIRIMNSAARMVEAFIGIALIPDSGATFFYPRMMGYAKAFEFATLNKPISAPDAERLGLVNSVVHPKAFHAALGAVAKKYASGPTQTYGFVKQLLQQGATRPLAEMLEMEKEYQQRAGDSSDYSEGVAAFIEKRPPAFTGS from the coding sequence ATGGATACAATTCTTTACGATAGCACCGATGGTGTTTGCACAATCACTCTGAACCGACCGGAGTCATACAATGCCGTCAACGAGCAGTTAAGCACCGAGTTACTCCACGCGCTTACTCAGGCAGAAACCGATGCAGGAGTCCGCTGTGTTGTGTTAACCGGAGCAGGGAAAGCATTCTGTTCAGGACAGGATCTGAAAGACGCACCAACGGGTGGCGGCAAACGCAGTCTGTACGACTCCCTGGAACGCCGGTACAACCCCATCATCCGGGCAATCACCGGAATGCCCAAACCCATTATTGCCGGCATCAACGGTGTAGCGGCTGGAGCAGGTCTTTCACTTGCCCTGGCAGCAGATATTCGAATCATGAATTCAGCAGCACGCATGGTTGAAGCCTTCATTGGTATCGCACTGATTCCTGACAGTGGTGCTACCTTCTTCTATCCCCGAATGATGGGCTACGCAAAGGCATTCGAGTTTGCAACGCTGAATAAGCCAATTTCCGCACCCGATGCCGAGCGTCTTGGCCTGGTTAATTCTGTGGTACATCCCAAGGCGTTTCATGCTGCACTCGGTGCCGTAGCCAAAAAATATGCGTCTGGTCCAACGCAGACGTATGGATTCGTGAAGCAACTCCTTCAGCAGGGAGCTACTCGCCCTCTGGCCGAAATGCTGGAAATGGAGAAAGAATATCAACAACGGGCCGGTGACAGCAGTGATTATTCCGAAGGTGTTGCCGCCTTTATCGAGAAACGACCACCGGCATTCACCGGGTCTTGA